The following are encoded in a window of Caretta caretta isolate rCarCar2 chromosome 19, rCarCar1.hap1, whole genome shotgun sequence genomic DNA:
- the LOC125624643 gene encoding angiopoietin-2 isoform X2, which yields MELAEIQFHTVQNHTAAILEIGSSLLSQTAEQTRKLTDVETQVLNQTSRLEIQLLENSLSTNKLEKQLLLQTQEINKLQEKNSFLEKKVLDVEGKHKEELQGIKAEKLEMQGLLSRQTQLIQELEQHLATASANNTVLQRQQASLMDTVHQLLSLVSQCNQISPAPKVEQKVFRDCGAAYKLGLTASGVYTLHLPNSTATTRAFCDMETSGGGWTVIQHRKDGSVDFHRTWKEYKHGFGSPSGEYWLGNDFIHRLTAQGSYSLRIQLRDWDSNEAYSLYGYFHLGSEEQLYRLHVRDYSGTAGRTSSLSPPGTPFSTKDADNDRCGCKCAQMATGGWWFDACGPSNLNGIYYPASPATVRYNGMKWHYWKGPSHRLKATTLMIRAADF from the exons ATGGAGCTTGCTGAGATCCAGTTCCACACGGTGCAGAACCACACAGCTGCCATACTGGAGATCGGGAGCAGCCTCCTGAGCCAGACGGCTGAGCAGACCCGCAAGCTCACTGACGTGGAGACGCAG GTTCTCAATCAGACCTCAAGGCTGGAGATCCAGTTGCTGGAGAACTCTCTGTCCACTAACAAGCTggagaaacagctgctgctgcagaccCAGGAAATAAACAAGCTCCAGGAGAAGAACAG CTTTCTGGAGAAGAAAGTCCTGGATGTGGAAGGCAAACACAAGGAGGAGCTGCAAGGGATCAAAGCCGAGAAGCTGGAGATGCAGGGCCTGCTGTCCAGGCAAACCCAGCTCATCCAAGAACTGGAGCAGCACCTCGCCACAGCCTCAGCCAACAACACGGTGCTGCAGAGACAGCAGGCATCTCTCATGGACACAGTGCACCAGCTCCTGAGCCTTGTTTCTCAGTGCAACC AAATCTCCCCGGCCCCCAAGGTGGAGCAGAAGGTGTTCCGGGACTGCGGGGCCGCGTACAAATTGGGCCTCACTGCCAGCGGAGTCTACACACTGCACTTACCCAACTCCACAGCCACCACCAGG GCGTTCTGCGACATGGAGACCAGCGGGGGAGGCTGGACTGTCATCCAGCACCGGAAGGACGGCTCCGTGGACTTCCACCGCACCTGGAAGGAATACAAACAC GGCTTTGGGTCCCCATCTGGAGAATACTGGCTGGGAAATGACTTCATCCACCGGCTCACCGCTCAGGGCTCCTATTCCCTCCGAATCCAGCTTCGGGACTGGGACAGCAACGAGGCCTACTCCCTCTACGGGTATTTCCACCTGGGCAGCGAGGAGCAGCTCTATCG GCTCCACGTGCGGGACTACAGCGGGACGGCCGGCAGGACGAGCAGCCTCAGCCCCCCGGGGACGCCCTTCAGCACCAAGGATGCGGACAACGACCGCTGCGGCTGCAAGTGCGCTCAGATGGCGACCGGAG GCTGGTGGTTCGATGCCTGCGGCCCCTCCAACCTGAATGGGATTTACTACCCCGCTAGCCCCGCGACGGTCCGCTACAACGGCATGAAGTGGCACTACTGGAAGGGGCCCAGCCACAGGCTCAAGGCCACCACCCTGATGATCCGGGCTGCGGACTTCTGA